Proteins co-encoded in one Leptidea sinapis chromosome 16, ilLepSina1.1, whole genome shotgun sequence genomic window:
- the LOC126968606 gene encoding uncharacterized protein LOC126968606: MDALKDSLNALAEMFEQKMSEFQQGLDNGPITNTSLAAEFNSFRTFVLSAMNTLQRQVEFLGIEVDRLEMRRRRKMLLVHGVSEDKSEDVTSRVCKVVGEHLGVTGFSVASIKSSHRLGRPSEKKPRPIVVKFADVALRDKVWFSKTGFKGSGLTVSECLTKSRHNLFMEARQRFGINKCWTRDGCIHIIAPDGSHHRVEWKADLHSIPQTSKQTSKPLT, from the coding sequence ATGGATGCATTAAAAGACTCGCTCAACGCCTTGGCTGAAATGTTCGAACAGAAGATGAGCGAGTTCCAGCAGGGCCTAGATAATGGACCCATTACAAACACATCCTTGGCTGCAGAGTTTAACAGCTTCAGGACCTTTGTGCTCTCTGCCATGAATACTTTGCAGAGACAGGTGGAGTTCCTTGGTATAGAGGTTGATCGTCTGGAGATGCGTAGAAGGCGCAAAATGCTACTAGTGCACGGAGTCAGCGAAGATAAGTCGGAAGATGTTACTTCACGTGTTTGTAAAGTAGTAGGGGAACATCTTGGTGTGACTGGATTCTCTGTTGCTTCCATCAAGTCATCCCATCGCTTAGGACGTCCTTCCGAAAAGAAACCTCGTCCTATAGTGGTAAAGTTTGCGGATGTAGCATTGCGGGATAAGGTTTGGTTCTCCAAAACTGGATTTAAGGGCAGCGGTTTAACTGTGTCAGAGTGTTTAACAAAGAGTCGTCATAACTTATTTATGGAGGCAAGGCAGAGATTCGGCATAAACAAGTGCTGGACAAGGGATGGATGCATCCATATTATAGCCCCAGATGGTTCACATCACCGAGTTGAGTGGAAAGCTGACCTACACAGCATACCACAGACATCTAAACAGACATCTAAGCCTCTGACTTAG